The Ostrea edulis chromosome 1, xbOstEdul1.1, whole genome shotgun sequence genomic sequence CTCGCTTGCCCTATAATATGGACTAATAAAAAGTTAATCGCAAGGACTGTTTACCTACAATGACGTCATCACGTAAgtgatataagttaaaacacgcaaataaactgttaaagagaagttatacatatacattcactattactacacattttaacagcttaataatagaaattcagagatatatggatatatttgataattgatattcttaatcctcgatcgagagaggggggggtggggggtggtggtgtccgcatcttattgttttaaacatatgcaattcaacaacttataaagaattctgatgtattgtatattatatattcaacctaaactactgtttaagcatgtaaacttaattatgaagtagtttataatgaaaaacgttcaatgtgtattgaatgtctttatttaatcgatgtgacagagaaaattcggttgcagctgaaactctcaacgtgctttcctttccgcccagagagtcttgcaatgcgttttctaagttcgtctctaagcgcagtgaggtcctacgaaccgtaatccgccgtcgttactaaatattcaacaactttctaatctaaacgtgtccttccgacgctctcttaaacttgaggttagaaacgccttggacgttaacggatcgtgcgccacctgtaatcaagggcgagtaatttgaagttttatttgccataTTGATAATTTTAAGTCTGACAGCTGATTAATATTTAGACACTGGGGAGGGACTCGTATTTattcatttagtaaataattatataaataatttgtcATACAGGTATAAGTGGAAACCACTATGTGATATATCCTAGCTCCTAAAATTGTGAATTCTCATATAAACAGTTTTGGGAAAACATATATCGATAGCTAAAAGACactaatgcctcgttcacacgaagaatttaattcgcattaaacgtaagttaatgtgaattaaatctgaaccgcgttcacacggagattttaatgcgcattagtttacttcgaattaaaattgacgtcgcgatttaatgcgaattaaatttacatcgcattagctccgtgtgaacgctaagcgaagctaatttgaattaaatgtagacgcatgcgtaatggccaatttgggtcacatgcatcatacccatggtcagctgtacatattaatgttagttttgtacgaaaaactaagcaaaattataataatcactaaaaacatgtacaaacagcatgtcattagataatgtcagacgtaaatttatgctctgcataggcatactgagtaatacatgtggaaggaattgtttttaaatacgacaacaatgttttaaaatagtgataatatgattttcttttttacattttttaaaacatatgccgctcattgttaatttttataccatatgacgtcatagtagacttataatacgtattagtaattaaaaattacgtcataacagtagtcagcggaatggtgaaaaagacgttccgaagttttaaaattgggcccatgaagaaacaatatattgtctagattgaatgctggttgtcggaggaaataacaagtaatttcttgggaacatataaataaacacgacaaaaaactccttatgtgtagatcagaattatgtatgtaggcctaaattgtaaacatgtagtatactacatgtaggcctatatagcgttttgaacaaagaattctgtatagatctacacaatattcattaaaatatctataaaaataattttcaataacatagtctattctttaatttatttcgcgcaccctttaacagagatgcatacgaatttaatgcgcattagtttacttcgcattaaatattatcgccgtgtgaacgctatttaattcgaattaatttaatgcgcattattttacttcgcatcaaatttgatgcgaagtaaaatttaatgcgcatccgtgtgaacgaggcataagtATCATTAGTTAGTTGTctttgaaaaaaacccactttgATTGGGCTCAATATTAGCGCAAGTTAtttccgtaaaaaaaaaaaaaaaaaaagcgatGAAGCTAAAACGTAAAGAAATTCAAGCTCATTTGaatgtttattacatgtaccacaGCAAATTCTACTGGAAAACATTAACCACGATTGAGGTGCTGACGCAATGAATACAACTGGCCAatttccttcggatgagaccggaaaAATGGAGgcctgtgtcacagtagatgtggcacgataaagatctctccctgctcaaaggtcgtaagcgccgaacttataggcctaaatttcgcaacggcaatgatgacgtcatCTCTATATGTACAACCAACAGAAGATGACGTCATGATCTTTGGTACTCCGTACATTGATATGGAACCATAACCAATATGTATCGTCGCAAACTTCATTCTATTTCAcgaacgtttgtgaaatagaatgaaacaataacccgtggtttgcgacgatgtaaCCAATGCAGCAGAATTATTGacctgtttatttttttttattccgtCGAAGATGGTATGGGTCGTCCGTCTGTCAGGACcctgtaggcaggatacagagcGAACCGCAAGCTCCTGAGGCCCGTTTTACAAAGCATCTCACGACAAAGTCGCTAGTCTTAAACTGTGTTACAgagttattagtttgaatgAAGGAATTAAAACGCTATTTCTTCACTATTATACATTGGAGTGAATTATCTTACAATAAGCGGGATAATTCcatatgtaaagttggtcgtaggttcttttgaaaatgcacccaaggattttacaacttggtacatttgatcaacaTGAtgagacgtctccatatgagtgaaaaattctcgtgtggggcgttaaacaatatacaatcaatcaaccatgatgagaggaagatgcctattgtttttcatggtCAATGTCGTagaaggaaaaccttgtaggcaagATACGAACCGAGCCGTAAGCTTAAGAATATTACAACTTGGtttatttgatcaccatgatgagaaccggatgcctattgtttcttcaaggtcaaggtcgcagtatcacttaATGGGGAAACATTGTAGGCAGGATGCAGACCAAACCATAAGTTCCAGAATATTGCAAATGACGAGAGGAaaatactattatttttcaaagtcgCAGTATCAATTAGTATGAAAACCTTGAAGGCAGTACACAGACCGAATTGTTGGGGCTAGGacggtcaaacttggtacatacaCACCTTATAATGCCAAGTGGGGGTGCCAATTGTTTATCCGTTCGCCCCtcgtaattttttttactcatatggagacgtgaagaagggctgcaaaagtgctcggcgcttatggtctttgagcaaggagggatctttatcgtgccatacctgctgtgacatgggaccttggtttttgcggtctcatccgaaggaccgcaccatttagtcgccttatACGActagcaaagggtactgaggacctattctaacccgaattcCCTAGGGACCCTTGATTTCTAATTTCAATGACCGACGCTTGGCAAGGTGCAGTCACTACATCTTAGATTTAACTCGGCGTTGGGATAGAGAATCCACCCTGGGAACTTCCGGTTGCGAACTACGCGACGAATACATTTGCCTGTACACTAGTTTATTAATGCTGCTTCAACTTACAAGCTGtatatttactacatgtatagttGTATTATTTACCCTGCTGATGTGCATTTTGtctgatattttcaaaaattaaagaaaatcacatCCAGTCTTTATTACGACAtaacacattttaaaatgtgACACGACTAGTACGAtcgcaaaaatcgaggccccgtgtcctagcaggtgtggcacgtcaaaggccgtaagcaccggatataggcctaaaattttcagcccttcaccggcaatgttgacgtctccacatgggtgaaaaaaatttcaaatgggAAGTTAACCATATCTAAATTGTCTGGTCCAAACCGCCCAATCCGTAACAATTTATCTCGCACTTTAATTATATAATCCAGTCCGTAACAATTTATTGACTCGTTTTATCTTAAGACATTTATAAAGatctttttaaacaaaaatataacgGTAggaatcaatgaaaataatctTCCTTAAaacaatagtacatgtatgtaaaatgtaACGGAAACCATCTCTCTTAAAGAAGAATAGTTTAAACGCAACGAGACTCATCCTTGATTTAGCACCAATAGTTATAGAAGACCACAAAAATATATCCTTCTTATTGAAAATTTGTTGTTTAAATATTGAGATGGACACAATTATACCATCCAGATTGTTTTGCGGTATATTGATGGTACTATGCAATTCTTTTTCAGTTATCATCATTACGGTTGACAATAAGGCATCGGGTTCCTAACCAAACACGATTTGTGAAACATGTTGGTGATCacctgaaaaaagaaaacagaaaatgaaaatatttataaatcaaaatttgcaGAAATTTGGTATGGAGATTTACCTGTCAGATGAACTGTGAGATCTTTTCCAGAAGAATCCAAACTGAAATTCTCATGGTGAATTATATGGCCGTTCCGCCgtatattcatgacgtaatCTCCCATAAACACCGTGGCGTTCACCGCGTGATCTGGATCAATTCTCCGCTTGATGTGAGACCGCCATCTTCCACGAACCAGATCTAAATATTTCTGACCTGCGGCATTTGGCTGGAAATAACATATATATCATGATACTTCGACTATAATTTTGCTTTGGCTACAATAGGGTTAATAAATTTGCACATAATATAGTGAGCGCTATGTTTATGAGTAAACCAATGCATCTTTACTGTGATTCCTGGACCGCGAAAAAGGGCCTCGTTGTCATGCCAGTTGGAACCGTTCCAGAAATGCCAGATAATGACACCTTCAACTGCAGgatgactgaagaacattttcATAAGGTTTTCCAGGGCCGCCGCCTTTTTGTTTTCGTCCGTAGCATCTATCGTCAGTTCTGTGATCCAAATTTTCAGTCCAGCTTCCGCCACCTTATCAAGCCTGTACTGTGCAAGACAGTCGGTACACGCAATTATAAAGATTAACTTAATTCGACACTTCTGAATTGAATATCCATGAGATATACAAACCAATATATCAATTTTCGcgagttttgtttttttaattactaTAGAAAAAAGGAATATAAtattaaaattatgatatttcgTAGTGGACTACATATACGGGTACTTATATACCTTTATAACGTCCATGTCAATATCTGTCGTGTAGAAGTGACTCTGTATGCCAATGGCGCCTATAGGAACGTGACTTTTAATGAAGTTAACCGCCTGATTTTTAATAgcctgaaaaaagaaaatgcttTTGAAGATTTAAACAATTTCCTCCCATTCTTTTGGGGCACATTAAAGTTGCATGTATTGGAACTAACAAACTGACCGTGGTCATATCAGACTTCGGGAGAATGGAAAAGTCGTTGAGGAATAGTTTGATGCTGGGATCTTTGGAGTGGATCCATTGAAACATCTTGTGGGTGATGTCGGGGTCCCCCGTATGACGCTCATAGTAATCACCGTGAAGATTCTCATTGTTAACATCCCAATGAACAAGTCTAAAATATAAGGGTTTCATTGAGTctgttttatataatttataaaatttgattGCCATGGTTGAACTACAATTAGAAATGTGGAACGCAGATACGTGGTTCTTCCATTAGTGTAGTAAGTCTTACTTTCCTTGGGTGTGGGACATGACATCCTGTATGTGGGCCTGCATTTCAGCGTACAAATCTGATGTAGACAATCCCTTTACCCAAGACGGTACGTGTTTGTCCACACCCCAAAACATGTTGTGACCTCGAATCTGAATTCTGTTGAcgaataaattttaattttgcatttttcaaTATTAGGAATCTGGCGTTGCGAGTGTTTCAGAAGTATCTTTGTTGGTCGTTACTGATTGGAATTTTTAGTGGTAAAAAAACCACTTACCCATGGGATCGAAGAAGTTGTACAGCATTCAGAGCAAGGGTGTAATTTGTATGACCCTGAAAATGTAACCACAGGCACTTTTATGTTACAGCATATAGGTCCCTATATACTACAGTACAAAGGTCCCTTGTAATGTAGAGTTATAACTTAGATATCCAgataataattttttgtttccATGCAAACTTTACAGGTATGTGTTTACTTTTCAGTACCTTCCGATGTTCTATCCCAGTCCATTTTAGTTTATTTGCAATAACGGCCCATTCAAAATTCTGGAGAACAAAGTCGGTGTATGGTTGGTAAGCGGAATTGCCGAGGTGATCCGCATGTACGGCTGTTCCGAAGGGAAATGCACTTTTCTGCTGAATAAGCTAAATGGAAATGCATATATGATTTAAATACATTAACCGGTTTGAAAAAGACTCAAATTTTAAACTCCAAAGTTTTCCCCATACTGAAAGCAAAAATTATTATATCCCCCGAACGAAGTTTTGGTGGGTATATAGGaatctctctgtctgtctgtgcagattcgtgtccgggccttatgttctttgacttaggcatagcatatttggcacacaggtggataagcaagagacgatgtgtcgagtaccttcatgaccttgacctcaaggtaaaaattaaaggttttttacaatggattcgtgtccggaccatatttgacacatgagtgtatcaccatgagacgatgtgtcatgcaccttcatgacctccatatgactttgacctctaggtcaaaattaaaggtttttacaatgaatTCGTGTCAgagccatgacttctttgttctttgacataggcataccatatttgacacatcaCCATGAGACGTGTCGAGTACCTTTattacctctatatgaccttgaattttgacctgaaggtcaaaattgattatagggttttgacagtcataccataagacatgggtgtatcaccatgagactatgtgtcatgtacattgacctttgatttcaaggtcaaaattataggtttatgccatggatttgtgttcggactatatcttccattttcttctacaaaggcataccatatttttacactcggtaaagaggtaatttatacctattaacaacaccctttgggagattggggttagggggggggggggtattcttagtgagcattactcacagtacctcttgttttaatatATAACAAAACATTTACCTCGATATATACATTGTGGACGTGTTGCCCAGTCGCCAAtctaaaaaaacaacaaaaacaaaaacaatattgttATTCTGACTGATTTTACGCAATAGGTTATCATCAAGACAATTACTTTAAACACCCAtaatattgtttttcaattatTGCAAATAGTTTCATCCTTGAATTTGGCTGATGACGCAACACCTAAACATGTATATGTCTTTACTACTTTATATAAACGGCTTAGGGCTTAAACATCCTAGGATGGGGAGGAAGGTGGTACTCTCGTCCCCATACAAATCAACTTATACAtgcatactacatgtatcaaggGCCTCAAAGTCGACTCGTCACAATATCCAACATGGGAGGGTATATTCAGCACCATCTTATGATCTTTAATTCTGAATATATAGAGTATGgtaaaataaaatgcacatGTATTTAAGTATTATGCTTAACTAGATATATGtgaaatttcaaggtcacaagctAGGAACACGCAAATCGGCTTCAGGAATTTACCCATAAAAGCTTCAAAACttgtgttacatgtaacatgaagttcaaggtcaaagatgACCATCCATGGTACCCAACACATCTGCATTAGATGATCACATAGcggtacatgtcaaatatcaaaagcctaTTGCAAAACAGACAAAAATAACAGCCCAGGCACAATTTGTAGCAAGTATGAATACACATTATTTTCCTGAAGTCGTCAAATATCTTGATCACCTCAtcctttgttttgtttatatgaaGTGTTCCCGCATAAATGTACCACGTGAGTCTGTATTAATTGATGTTAACTAGTTCGTTGTTTGATTACACAACGCAAATATAGAACTCGTTagttcattttatatatatatatatatatatatatattcgtcATAATTCTGTTAGAATATTAGTTCAAGAAAAGCCATATCATTTTAAATGCAAAAGTAATAGGAAGTACCTATTCTCCTAACCTTCCCTTCTTATATTCATGTGcgattaaaaatattatttcgaTAGACTTCATAAGTCGTTCaccattactatatattttgtatttggttaacatttaaatttatcatacataaaattatcaacaaatCTTAAACTCAATGAATGACATTCAGTGTCTGCTTTCATATCCACAGTCTTACAGTGTACCCCTTCCCAACGGTATTCGGCTTATCAATGCccgattctaaaatattttcacattctttCACAAACAATGTTTCTATTCATAACATTAAGAATTTTATGTGCACGGCAATGCTTTCATTTAACAAATGAATTAACATGCATTGCCATTCAAACGATATTCAGTTGAATTTGATGGTGGGAGTGTAGACGATCCACAGGACGGGCCCGATGTCAAGGAGTAACTCGCTAGGCTAGTCGACTCAATAATAATACACTAAAATCATAGTTATCAACGCTAAAGCCCTTGTTTGATAGGAACTCTTTATTTGTTGTAAGTCTAAAGGTAGtcgatgaaaaataaaatgttttctatGCAGCAAAAGTATGATGGAACTATGAACAGCTTATTGCTTTCTAGTGTTGTGTGTGGTAAGGAAcgtttgattgatttattgcatattgtttaacgcctctctccagaatttttcactcatttggaaatgtcaccattgccggtaaagggttATGATCAGCGCTTACAGTctgagcagggggggggggatctttagctaaacctgctgtgacacgggacctcggtatttacagtctcatccgaaggaccgcccccatttagtcgcctcttacgacaagcaaggggttccAGAGAtcaattctaacccggatctcaaCGGGACTAAAGAATATTTAAAACCTGCTACTCAGTGTTAGGTATGTTAAGGAACATCTGAACCCCGCTACCCAGTGTTAGGTTTCAGATACAATCTACTCGCCTGACACTGACGGGTGCTTTGCGTAGTGTGTTGATTCGATTTTGAGCTTTGGAGAGCCATTGCGGGTCGCGCTGTAGCAATTGGAGACTCGCTGCATCCATTAGATAATTAACGCCAGTCGCCATGATCTCCAGGAAAATTGTACCGGAAGTGGTTCCTGAAACATACCCAATTAACTGTTAAAACACTTTGAAATGATTAGCATTGTTTTAGTGGGAACATTCTTCCTTATGTTAGGCCTAATTGAATAACtagttatatatataccatTTGGTGCAAAAAAGTCGCCACTGATTTCTGTCCAACTGTATTTAAGTTGTTGCATGGGCTGCTGAGCCACCTTCAGATATACTGTTTTGCCTACAAATAGCTACTGCAATAAATCAAGCCGTATTCCATTATTGTTGGTTACGAGGATATGAATTTTCAGGTATATAGTAAGCTAGTAGGTAGGTACATGTAGGTTTACCATTTACTTGTAGGTTGACTCGCAGAAACGCACTAGTGTACATCCTTCCTGACGGAAGATTAAGAAGTTTGAAATACGTCTTGAGAACATAATTCTGTCCTGGCGAGATGGAAACTGTCTGATGTGGTCCTGAGTAGGTATGGGCCCTGGTAAATGAAGAGATTGCCTATCAAGTCAAAACAACGAAAATCTTCCAATATTTCTGTGATCAGTTCCTTGTGCTACTCACCTATTTGTAACCTTCACTGATTGCTTCCCTTGATAGGTGTCGCTAGTGTATCTTATCATGGTACATCCGCTACAAATCCAATTTCCGGTGAAAGAAGAACTTTCAAATAGTGCATTATGTAGTAACTCATTTTGTGCTTGTATACAACTGATCAAGAGAACAGCTATTATCGTGAATAGCACCCACATTTCACTTTCCCTGTGTATAGAGAATTCGTTCTACCTTTGTCTCGTTATAAATGGATTGACCTTCTCCACGATAAGACACTGTTCTTATTCTCGCCCTATGTATGTGTATCTCGAACGTTACGTGAACGTCACTAAGGTGTTACAGAACGGTTGTTCTTCACAATTGACATTGGTGTCGTTTCCATTTATGTCAGACGAGCACGATCATCAAAGTGCTTGACCTCAATGTTCGGAGTATCAGTTACAATCTTAGAACATTTGAGAACATGATAGACATGTGTAGTTTCCATCATTTTACAAGTGTATTTATATgttctatttaaaaattcttaatACTATATAACACTTGTACAAAAACGAAACTTGTCTTCGGCCTTGTGTGGTAAACCTTGTTATAAAGATTGCATTCATATCAAATCTCGTATGCTTAGTATTATAAAAGAGGCGTTTTAGATCATCTCAAATTGTCTCCATTTGGATTTCCTGTCATCTGTAGACCATATCtatgtaaatttcataacagtCCTACGCGACGTTTCTCATAGTTTGCATGACGATTCGGGTATGATGCTTACTTGCACTCAATCTTGTTTCTACTAACAAAATTGGGATATACTTGTATTAGTAGATATGttagagttagcatattttgatagttcatggttgtggcaagtaaaaatgtgaAATCAACTCTTATGTATTACAGTAACTGCAGAACCGTAGCTCTCAAGAAAGAAGTATTGGGGTCTGTCCCAAGTTTTTAAAGAACTACAGTTATGCTACTACTATTGCAGAAGGTTGTGTGTATGCACATTACAAACTAGATTTGTAGCAAAAAAAGGGAGAAATCTTAGCTCAGTCGTGTATCGAACAAGGGACCGTTGCATTACGAGTTACGTGATCTAACCGCTGCGCAAACTAGGCCAATATACGAAGGTTGCAATATAGAAATCATTCACGAACTCTTTATGTCGAGAAGATAAAACTAGTTTTAGAAAAAGAGACGTCGCTTATGATCTTAAATGACCAAACCTAATATCTGTATGTTCTAAACTTTTGTCATGAAgacaatttcacattttttcacGCTTTACTTTATTCTAACGTAATTTATTTCACTTTACACTCttacactggtattaaactgatgatagtaacgatcgttactatcatcccaagatggtggaaggaaattccggaaagaccacctttacttattatatctgtttgtattgtttatttgcgaatgatatatAGGTAAGAAatatacactagcaacaattacgataaggtgttattttattttttataaggctcatatgaacagaaaattcgtcgttgaaaaaacagcgaggatgatagtaacgaaagttcttgcgttactatcatcattcatttccgatactatcatcctcgctgttttttcaacgacgaattttctgttcatatgagccggaaaaagataaaaataaaacaaaatttcttacctacatatcatttgcaaataaacaatagctataagtaaacgtggtctttccggaatttccttccgccgtcttgggatgatagtaatgATCGTTGctatcagtttaataccagtgctcTTACACACAAATAGTATTGACGTTcacaatttacaattgataatagAAATGAGTAAATACAAATTCTATATTGAAGCCCATTATGGCGATGGATCATGGTACTAGCACGTGATTGTGAAGAGAATCCCTGTCCATTGGGAATGGGTGGAGTCCGTGGTTCCTCGATTATCACGGAGGAGTGGCGGTCTCGTTGACTTTCCTGACCACAGCTTTGTCCTCCACGCGCTGGTAGAATCCCGTGATTTCCCGCCCAAGGAACGACTATCATTCACCCAGCAGGAATCCTTTGTATGTAATTTGGCGTATTTTTCTACCAGGGTGGGCTCTCCGAGTTTTTAGATCTCCTCCAGGGCTTTCTTCGTCCTTTTTATACTCCGCCATATGGAACCGATTCACTGACACTCAAATGTGGGTTAAACGTTGGCATTCTTGGACTACATGTCACCCTTGCAGATAGTTCCCACTCGCGTGAAAAACCAGCCTAGAAGACAAGTACATAAAACGTATGAGTTCAAAATCATTAAGTT encodes the following:
- the LOC125664271 gene encoding uncharacterized protein LOC125664271, whose product is MWVLFTIIAVLLISCIQAQNELLHNALFESSSFTGNWICSGCTMIRYTSDTYQGKQSVKVTNRAHTYSGPHQTVSISPGQNYVLKTYFKLLNLPSGRMYTSAFLRVNLQVNGKTVYLKVAQQPMQQLKYSWTEISGDFFAPNGTTSGTIFLEIMATGVNYLMDAASLQLLQRDPQWLSKAQNRINTLRKAPVSVRLATGQHVHNVYIELIQQKSAFPFGTAVHADHLGNSAYQPYTDFVLQNFEWAVIANKLKWTGIEHRKGHTNYTLALNAVQLLRSHGIQIRGHNMFWGVDKHVPSWVKGLSTSDLYAEMQAHIQDVMSHTQGKLVHWDVNNENLHGDYYERHTGDPDITHKMFQWIHSKDPSIKLFLNDFSILPKSDMTTAIKNQAVNFIKSHVPIGAIGIQSHFYTTDIDMDVIKYRLDKVAEAGLKIWITELTIDATDENKKAAALENLMKMFFSHPAVEGVIIWHFWNGSNWHDNEALFRGPGITPNAAGQKYLDLVRGRWRSHIKRRIDPDHAVNATVFMGDYVMNIRRNGHIIHHENFSLDSSGKDLTVHLTGDHQHVSQIVFG